Proteins from a single region of Sandaracinaceae bacterium:
- a CDS encoding metallo-mystery pair system four-Cys motif protein, with the protein MFAQRCVAYMAARALQLMRLGLVTPALLFSACDADSARQPVTLTFNATFGSDPFVCGSLATGLGATGDQSLTIRDVRLYVHDVRLVNASGDEVPLELDENPFQHETVAYLDFANSNDVGCEGNPETRTVIEGTAPEGDYVGVRFTVGLPSEVNHSDASIASSPLNITDMFWSWQSGYKFIRIDGASAALPDWRFHLGSTGCVGNPALGVVTTCAATNDFEVELADMDLAADSIRLDVAELLSDTDLDTNAVDTPPGCMSNADDPDCTPYFEALGIAHGASPAGSQRVFSVN; encoded by the coding sequence GTGTTCGCACAGCGCTGCGTTGCATACATGGCGGCTCGCGCTCTGCAGCTGATGAGACTCGGCCTCGTCACTCCCGCCTTGCTCTTCAGCGCTTGCGATGCCGACTCGGCGCGGCAGCCAGTGACCTTGACGTTCAACGCGACGTTCGGCAGCGACCCGTTCGTGTGCGGTTCGCTCGCCACAGGCCTCGGTGCGACTGGCGACCAGAGCCTGACTATTCGGGATGTCCGCCTCTATGTGCATGATGTGCGGCTCGTGAACGCTAGCGGAGACGAAGTGCCGCTCGAGCTGGACGAGAACCCGTTTCAGCACGAGACCGTGGCCTACCTCGACTTCGCCAACAGCAATGACGTCGGCTGCGAAGGAAACCCCGAGACGCGCACGGTCATCGAGGGAACCGCACCCGAGGGCGACTACGTCGGCGTGCGTTTCACGGTGGGTCTTCCGTCCGAGGTGAACCACAGCGACGCCTCCATTGCGTCATCACCGCTGAACATCACCGACATGTTCTGGTCGTGGCAGAGCGGCTACAAGTTCATCCGCATCGATGGGGCCTCCGCTGCTCTTCCAGACTGGCGCTTCCACCTGGGCAGCACAGGCTGCGTGGGCAACCCCGCCTTGGGCGTTGTGACCACCTGTGCCGCCACAAACGACTTTGAGGTAGAGCTCGCCGACATGGATCTCGCGGCTGACAGTATCCGTTTGGACGTCGCCGAACTGCTATCGGACACGGACCTCGACACCAACGCGGTGGACACACCGCCGGGCTGCATGTCGAACGCCGACGACCCGGACTGCACGCCTTACTTCGAAGCACTCGGCATCGCGCACGGTGCGAGCCCAGCTGGCTCCCAGCGTGTCTTCAGCGTCAACTGA
- a CDS encoding ParB/RepB/Spo0J family partition protein — MATRRLGRGLDGLLPSAPSAAPKPGGATAMIEQLHPNRDQPRRHFDDDALQELADSIAAHGVLEPILVRKRAAGGYEIIAGERRWRAAQRAGVMELPIHVRELSDAVAFEAALVENLQREDLNPLETARAFQRLIDEFGHSQQDVADRVGKNRVTVTNALRLLKLPEAVLDLIDSAQLSEGHGRALLTAPDAGTMKKLARAAVAKRMSVRDLEKLARAAASGTKPESTQKPSKEKSANLRDLERRLSHALGSIVTVEDGPGGKGEVRIAYGSYAELDRLIEQLT, encoded by the coding sequence ATGGCAACGCGTAGACTCGGACGAGGGCTCGACGGCCTGCTGCCCAGCGCGCCCAGCGCGGCCCCCAAGCCTGGCGGCGCCACGGCCATGATCGAGCAGCTGCACCCCAACCGGGACCAGCCGCGCCGGCACTTCGACGACGACGCCCTGCAAGAGCTGGCCGACAGCATCGCGGCGCATGGCGTGCTCGAGCCCATCCTGGTGCGCAAGCGCGCGGCCGGTGGCTACGAGATCATCGCGGGCGAGCGGCGCTGGCGTGCGGCCCAACGTGCCGGTGTGATGGAGCTGCCCATTCACGTGCGCGAGCTGAGCGACGCCGTGGCCTTCGAGGCGGCGCTCGTGGAGAACCTCCAGCGCGAGGACCTCAACCCCCTCGAGACAGCGCGCGCCTTCCAGCGCCTGATCGACGAGTTCGGCCACTCGCAGCAGGACGTGGCGGACCGCGTGGGCAAGAACCGCGTCACGGTCACCAACGCGCTGCGCCTGCTCAAGCTGCCGGAGGCGGTGCTGGACTTGATCGACAGCGCGCAGCTGAGCGAAGGCCACGGCCGCGCCCTGCTCACCGCCCCCGACGCGGGCACCATGAAGAAGCTGGCGCGCGCGGCGGTGGCCAAGCGCATGAGCGTGCGCGACCTCGAGAAGCTGGCGCGCGCGGCGGCCAGTGGCACCAAGCCCGAGTCCACGCAGAAGCCCAGCAAGGAGAAGTCCGCCAACCTGCGCGACCTGGAGCGGCGCCTGTCGCACGCGCTCGGGTCCATCGTCACGGTGGAAGACGGCCCGGGCGGCAAGGGCGAGGTGCGCATCGCCTACGGCAGCTACGCCGAGCTCGACCGGCTGATCGAACAGCTGACCTGA
- a CDS encoding ParA family protein, which yields MGRVVAIANQKGGVGKTTTAVNLGASLAVAEQRVLLIDLDPQGNASTGVGCAPGTVVRSSYQVLLGEVAVEDAVLETELPHLHVIPSTPDLAAAERELFGDDDWATRFRDAIASIRMQYDFILVDCPPSLGTLTINALTAADLVVVPLQCEYYALEGLSQLTNTIERVQNGLNPALAIHGVVLTMFDPRNNLANDVAAEVRKHFHVYDTIIPRNIRLAEAPSHGKPVILYDAASRGSFQYLNLAREILDALPVQAA from the coding sequence ATGGGTCGCGTCGTTGCCATTGCAAATCAGAAGGGGGGCGTGGGTAAGACCACGACCGCCGTCAATTTGGGCGCATCGCTCGCCGTGGCCGAGCAGCGGGTCCTGCTCATCGACCTGGACCCCCAGGGCAACGCGTCCACCGGCGTGGGCTGCGCGCCCGGCACCGTCGTGCGCAGCAGCTATCAGGTGCTGTTGGGTGAGGTGGCCGTGGAAGACGCCGTGCTCGAGACCGAGCTGCCGCACTTGCACGTCATCCCGAGCACGCCAGACCTGGCCGCCGCCGAGCGCGAGCTTTTCGGGGATGACGATTGGGCCACGCGCTTCCGCGACGCCATCGCGTCCATCCGCATGCAGTACGACTTCATCCTGGTGGACTGCCCTCCTTCGCTGGGCACGCTCACCATCAACGCGCTCACGGCGGCTGACCTCGTGGTGGTCCCGCTGCAGTGCGAGTACTACGCCCTCGAGGGGCTGTCGCAGCTCACCAACACCATCGAGCGCGTGCAGAACGGCCTCAACCCCGCGCTGGCCATCCACGGCGTGGTGCTCACCATGTTCGACCCGCGCAACAACCTGGCCAACGACGTGGCGGCCGAGGTGCGCAAGCACTTCCACGTGTACGACACCATCATCCCGCGCAACATCCGCTTGGCCGAGGCCCCCTCGCACGGCAAGCCCGTCATCTTGTACGACGCGGCGTCGCGCGGCAGCTTCCAGTACCTCAACCTGGCGCGCGAGATCCTCGACGCCCTGCCCGTCCAGGCGGCCTGA
- the folD gene encoding bifunctional methylenetetrahydrofolate dehydrogenase/methenyltetrahydrofolate cyclohydrolase FolD yields MAEQATIIDGKALAQTVRGEVKLRAEAFLAKHGRKPGLHVVLVGDDPASHVYVRNKEKAAAQCGIAGEIHRMPADTRMEDLLAKVAELNGAPGIDGILVQLPLPKHLDDQTVVDAIDPAKDVDGLHPVNAGLLVVGRPGLRPCTPSGCMRMLASIGTDLKGKRAIVVGRSTLVGKPIALMLLAEHATVTMAHSRTLDLAARVAECDIVIAAVGVPKLIKGDWIKPGATVIDVGINRLADGTLVGDVDYESALPRAGAITPVPGGVGPMTIAMLLSNTVDAAERRV; encoded by the coding sequence ATGGCGGAACAAGCGACGATCATCGACGGTAAGGCGCTGGCACAGACGGTTCGGGGCGAGGTGAAGCTCCGCGCGGAGGCCTTCTTGGCGAAGCACGGGCGGAAGCCTGGCCTGCACGTGGTGCTGGTGGGCGACGACCCGGCCAGCCACGTCTACGTGCGCAACAAGGAGAAGGCGGCGGCCCAGTGCGGCATCGCGGGTGAGATCCACCGCATGCCCGCGGACACCCGGATGGAAGACCTGCTGGCCAAGGTGGCCGAGCTGAACGGCGCGCCCGGCATCGACGGCATCCTGGTGCAGCTGCCCCTCCCCAAGCACCTGGACGACCAGACCGTGGTGGACGCCATCGACCCGGCCAAGGACGTGGACGGCCTGCACCCCGTGAACGCGGGCCTCTTGGTGGTGGGCCGCCCGGGCCTGCGCCCCTGCACCCCCAGCGGCTGCATGCGCATGCTGGCCAGCATCGGCACGGACTTGAAGGGCAAGCGCGCCATCGTGGTGGGCCGCAGCACGCTGGTGGGCAAGCCCATCGCGCTCATGCTGCTGGCCGAGCACGCCACGGTTACCATGGCGCACTCGCGCACCCTGGACCTCGCCGCCCGGGTGGCCGAGTGCGACATCGTGATCGCCGCCGTGGGCGTGCCCAAGCTCATCAAGGGTGACTGGATCAAGCCGGGGGCCACGGTCATCGACGTGGGCATCAACCGCCTGGCCGACGGAACGCTGGTGGGCGACGTGGACTACGAGAGCGCCCTGCCCCGCGCCGGCGCCATCACGCCCGTGCCCGGCGGCGTGGGCCCCATGACCATCGCCATGCTGCTCAGCAACACGGTGGACGCAGCTGAGCGGCGGGTCTGA
- a CDS encoding sterol desaturase family protein, with the protein MLNDVTPSPFPAAPIDPPLTGLADSSWPRRVFAYAIFPVSCFGSVSLTYALYAAGYHAGLATFSGIALGTLAVAVAERIQPRTPLWAKSYGDLPTDIKHIVFSQLLPSPFVELGLATVFGAAAVLLAEQLGRGLWPVGIPLVLQVALAAIIGELGQYGWHRLCHEKLWFWRFHVTHHSAPRLWWVNAARFHPLDSIISYTVTMVPLLVLGCPPMVVALMATFTAVHGLFQHANVDLRLGPLNWVFSMAELHRWHHSRTIADANTNYGANIIFWDIVFGTRHLPSDRVHQPADVGFHGDTAFPQGYLGQLMSPFRWHALTAELDAAASAEALERQRSR; encoded by the coding sequence ATGCTGAACGACGTCACCCCCTCGCCATTTCCTGCTGCACCCATCGACCCGCCGCTGACGGGGTTAGCGGACTCCTCCTGGCCACGCCGGGTGTTTGCGTACGCCATCTTCCCCGTGAGCTGTTTCGGGTCCGTGTCGCTGACCTACGCGCTCTATGCAGCGGGCTATCACGCCGGGCTCGCCACCTTCTCCGGCATCGCCCTCGGTACACTGGCCGTCGCCGTCGCCGAGCGTATTCAGCCGCGTACGCCGCTGTGGGCCAAGTCCTATGGCGACCTCCCCACAGACATCAAGCACATCGTCTTCTCACAGCTCCTGCCCTCGCCGTTCGTGGAGTTGGGGCTCGCGACCGTGTTCGGCGCAGCTGCGGTGTTGCTTGCCGAGCAGCTGGGACGTGGGCTGTGGCCAGTGGGCATCCCGCTCGTGCTGCAGGTCGCGCTGGCCGCCATCATCGGGGAGCTGGGCCAGTATGGATGGCACCGCCTGTGCCACGAGAAGCTCTGGTTCTGGCGCTTTCACGTCACGCACCACAGCGCACCGCGCCTCTGGTGGGTGAACGCCGCGCGCTTTCATCCGCTCGACAGCATCATCTCGTACACGGTCACCATGGTGCCGCTCCTGGTGCTGGGCTGCCCGCCCATGGTGGTGGCGCTCATGGCCACGTTCACCGCGGTGCACGGCCTCTTTCAGCACGCCAACGTGGACCTGCGCCTGGGCCCGCTCAATTGGGTATTCAGCATGGCCGAGCTGCACCGCTGGCATCACAGCCGCACCATCGCAGACGCCAACACGAACTACGGCGCCAACATCATCTTCTGGGACATCGTGTTCGGCACGCGGCACCTGCCCAGCGACCGCGTGCACCAGCCCGCCGATGTCGGCTTCCATGGGGACACGGCCTTTCCGCAAGGCTACTTGGGGCAGCTCATGAGCCCGTTCCGCTGGCATGCACTCACCGCCGAGCTGGATGCCGCCGCGAGCGCCGAGGCCTTGGAGAGACAAAGATCGCGCTGA